CATGTTCCATTAAGTGAAATTCTTTCTGACCTAATGGAGCAGCTGAAGACCATCCTAGGACTTTCCATCCACATAACTTTCccacctgcctgcagagcacaagatttttataatttaagGAAATAGTGCTTTTCCAACTGTAAACACCATGGAACTGCACATGCATTTGCAGTCAACTGTGAGCAGGAACAGAAGATCTGAGGAAGTACTGCAAGGTGGCTGGAGAGAGCCAAGTTGAACAGACACACTGGTATGATCTTCTCATACTGGCGAAAGGATCTGGCTGTTCAAAAGCTGAATCCAACCACAATTACTTTGGACAAGATACCCAGCAGCTACATCACTGTCCTACCAATATGCAGGTTTGCACATAAAAAGCTCAACACACATACAGgataccttttttaaaaaaagcttaaGTAACATGGGctttctttttgaaataatATCTGTTTTACTTAAAGTAACATGTTCCAAATCACTTTTGTTTTCATCTTGGAAAACTGCAAGGCTTTTGATTTGCTAGAAACTCTTCTTGCTCCACTGTGCAGTGAAGACAAGAACATGGCAGAGACAAAACTCACCCAtccataatttttgttttctaaaattagaaaaacattCCCTTTAAGTTTCTGATCCAAGAAAAAATTTATAAGAAACTTGACATCCTTTTTTGCATGACATGATCCTTTAGCATGCTTGGGCTTTGGTGTATATATAGTAGGACAGAAGTGGACTAAACTGTAGTATTTCCCTCAGTTATGACATTTCAACTGAGGTATGAGGATTTACAGGCTTTATGGAAATGAATTAAGGAAAAAGATGTAAATAGAGATATTATTCAAGTTTAAGAGATTCCTTCTAGAACTATCAATAAGTGATACCAGTTATCAATACCAGATATCAATAAGTGATATCTAGCTATCAATAAGTGATACCAGAAGCAAGGCAAAACAACAACAGTgggcatttttaaatttaaagattACATACCTCACTTTTTTCATGAGCAGTGATTGCCGAAAGAATTTCAAACCAAATTAATCCCAAAGCATAAATATCTACTTCCTTTCCATATTTGGTCCCAATCTAGAAAGATTAGAACAGAACAATACAAGTATCAAATCCAACTGGAGAACAGCACTTCCTAAAAGCAAAATTTGAAGTCAGCAGAAATTTCTACCCCAAGGCTACAGGACTGGCCCGACTCAATACCCTTCTAAGTTGTTAACCCTTTCTGCCTCAGACCTGTTAAATAGTGACTATTATGTCACACTGAACACCCTGAAATTAAGACTTCTACATACCTATACAGATAAAGCATGCCAATATTGCCTGTGACAAATAATGAAACAAACAGAGAAGCTCAAATGATGCAATTAACAGGGGCCCtaaattcaaatttaaataTATGTCTGGCAGCCTGGTTTTACACGAGCATTCCTTACAGCATGCAGTGTGAGACTATGTTCACACAGAGCAAAAATCTTTACCACACTTGTAATAAAGCTTTATCCAGAGTACAGTTATTCTCTCATACAGTCATACCAGGGAACTTTAGGCAACTTGATTTATTATTGAGATTAGGATTGAGAACATCCAATGCTGAGTTCATAATGCACATCTAATTACAGAGACACTAATACAGCAGGACAATTACCTGTTCTGGTGCCATATACGATCTTGTTCCTCTGTTCTCAGTCAGAGTCTCAAATGCCACAGAAGTCACAAGACCAAAGTcgcctatttttattttattatcatgTGATATGAATATATTCTGAGGctattttcatatatataaataaaaagaaaaaaaaattaccaaatgATCAAGGTTTATCACCACACCAAGCATAATCAGCCACAGAAGTGTTTCCCTTAAAATCTGATGATTGTTCAGAAAGTAGCATTAACAAACTGATggtgcagaaaaaggaaaaacttaaatcaagttttaaaaacacaaactaAATTTTAAGTAGTACCTTCTGCAGTAACTGCATCTTTTTTTCCACTAGCTCAGTCATAGCCCTGTCATGTTTTAACTGCTCTTCAAATACACTGTGCATATAACAGTCTATGTCCCAAAGGGCTTTTCACTCTTCAATCCTACACAGAACTTGATACACTTAGGCAAAGCATTTAGTCTTACATGGAATTCCACTCTAGTCAGAGTTTCTCCTAGGCACAGAAGGATCATGTGTACTAAATGAAATGCAGAGTTAAGGCTTACTACATGTATCTCAGAGTATCATGTTCACATTAAACttccaatttttaaatttgacaGTGTAATGGGAGGGAGAACCAAAAGTAAACTTGTAAGCTGTGTTAAAAACAGTTTAGTAatagaagcaaaagaaaaatttaataataatgtaaataataatgataataaaaggcttttaaaaaccaaaacaaggaaaaacaagTTATGCACAGTACAATTGCTCACCACCCACTGACTGATGCCAGATCCCCTTCCTGAGCCCAGATCAGCCCCTCTTCCATgtaaaaaaatagtattttgacTTAAAATAAACACTACCTAGTAGCAACCAAAACATCAGTGGGTTATCAGCATTACTATAATACTgaacccaaaacacagcacagtaCCACCTACTGGAATTAACTGTATCCTAGCCAAAACCAGAACATGAAGTCAAACAACTAAAAAGGGAACTATATGTGTTTCAATGAAGTTTCCCAAAGGAGATAAAGAAACTACACTTctgaatgtttttaaaacaaaaccaaatagcCTCATGCTGTCTTCTACTCAAAGAAACTCCAGTGGACCATAAGGCCAGGAGATACTTAGTAGTCAACAGGAAGAGATCTTCATGTAAAGAATGCCCTGTGTAGTTGTTCTGTTCAAGTCTGACCATGACCACCCATATTTAATATAGTACCTATAGCTAGCTACACTATTTAATGACTTTGTTCCTACCAGGTACAAATTACTTTAATCTCAGCTTGAACCTATCCTGGGCTATGGAGATCTCTGATGGTCGAGCACCTAAGCTGACAGCAGATcaaagaggagaagaaagctCCTCAATTCAAATAGAGGTAGAAGAGTTAGCAGTATAACTTGGTTCTGTTCAGGAGAGGGCTAATTTGGACAGTAATCAGTGGGGAATACATGGCTAAGAGAAGGAGGTTATTCTATACCACCTCATGTCAATTTCTGGGAACGGGGGAAGGATTCGCTTTCGGGTCATGGGAGCATAGCATGATCAGGCAGGCTCCACAGTGAACTTTTGCATGTGAATCACCCTAGTTTTTAGACTTCTGATTGTAATGTTGTTACtgtttttgtctgtgtttgttttcttatctcattgctgtttctaGTAAATTATTCTTATTTCAACCGGTGCTCTTtaccttttgtgcctccagtTCTCCTCTTCAGCCTGTCACAGGGGAAGGGGAAGTGAGCAAGCAGCATGTGGATTCAGTAGGAGTATTAAATGGGAGAATACAACTCCTGATTGACCACAGCCTCATCCCTACCTCAGCTTGTAGGGCATGAGACTCCTAATCTCAGGGTTAAGGGTTTGAACCCCATGTTGAGCATCAAATATGGCCAGGGTGTGTAGGGGATCAAGTGAGGCACTTGTGGGTACAGTGGAGCTGCCTGCTGTAAAGGGACTTCAGTTCCAGCTGTGAAGGTCTCTGGTGGTGGGAATTTGACTGCCAGAGTGGCTCCTGAGTGGTCAGGCAGGCAAGTTAACTTAACCCTAGGAATGCCACCACActaatgatttttttcactAAATGAGTGATTTAAAACTCTGTAAGCAACATTATAGCTTCCATCCTGAAGCCATTAAGGCTTTGTCCCTTAGAATCTttatactgaaataaaatcatcttATGACTGTGCATATCTAGAGACTGAAAGTCTATCCAAAACTGTAGCATTCAAACATTTGTATGCATAGAAAAGTAACTAGAGGATGTTGTTTTCCAACACAGCATGTATTAGGATAGATAAACTATCCCTTTACAAAATGGCAAGAGCCACTTTTTAGACTCAACTTTGCTTTTTCCAATAGGCAGACTTGTGACCCAGTAACACAATGAAAATGCCTGCTAGCTAATGACTACTGATTCTTTGAACGATTGTATTCTGAGATCTTCCAAGTTCATCTGATTTTGGGATGAGGTTCAGCCAACTGCTGAAAGAGAATCAGTCACTAGCAATAACCAAAGCATACTAGGGTACATAACAGAGTAAGCCAAGACTATAAACAATTTAACATTCTCTGCAATTTCAGTAAGTATACTACCTTTaactttttggggttttttttctttatttacctATGCTACACACCTTGAGGTCTCGATGAATTAACTCTTCAGAATGAATACACTGCACTCCTTTCGCTATTTGTAAAAATTTGTCTTGTGCCATTTCATGATACTTTCGGTCTTCGCTATTTTTTATAACCCAGTCTTGCAATGTCCCTTGTTCACAGAATTCCATTTGGATGAAAAGACAGAGAATTTCTGGGTCTGAATTCcatcttcaaaagaaaatgacaTACCATATTGAAATTGACAAGATACAATTCCCCCCAAGTCATCTTCAAGAGCCCTTTTTGCTAAGAATTATTTTTTGGAGTTACTTAAAACACAGTCTGCAAGTCCCTTAATTTTAGGAAATATCCTACAGCAATTTGCATTAAATAAAAAGGACTGCAACTCAAAGAATCCCTGCTCAGTTGCTACATATTCCTGGAATATTTCTGAAGTTTTGGTTGCTTTCTAGTTTCACACTGGTGGTTTTCTGAATGCCCAAGTTCCATTTCCCTCATACCTAAAAGTACGTCCTATCTAGGAAGAAATACCATTGTCCTTGGCTCCATCTGGCCTTGTAGGACCTGGTGGAAGTCCCTGACATGTTTCTGCTGAAGAGATCAGCCTTCCTATCCTGCCCAGAATGGTCATGTTCTTTCCAACTCTGTCCTGTCAAGAAGGTAATGCAGTGACATTGCTCTGCTAGTCACAGGAACCCTTCTGAGGACTAGAAATCTAGATGAAATATATTCAATATAATATTCAATGAAATATATTCATCTGGCAGCCTCGCACATCCCAGAGAAGCCCATAAGATAGGCTGAGGCTGGAGATGgtgagaggaaggaaaatacaAAGAGAAGCATGCACTGGTTTTTCCCTATGTATGCTGTGTGATGAGTGCCCTTGGATAAAGCTGCTCGAAGCACTGAAAGAACAAGCATTAAATGGCTCAGGACTCTGCAGGCTTGAGGTCAGGGCACAAATTCCAGTCTGGGTTCTTGGCTTTGGGgactttttgttcttttactCAATAACtgtttaatataaaatatatacataatattGAGGCTCCAAGGTATTAATGGTTCTGTTTTgacatacttttttttctgccattttacTGCTCACTTGATGAGCACAATAATGGAGAGGTATCACACCAACCATAATTTTGAATCCATTAATATTTTATGGCTCTAAGTAAGTATGGCAGCCTATGTGAAGAGTATGAATTCACAGCTAGTAAAAAAAGCTTACCACAAAATCTTGGAAAAGTTAATAGTTTAACTTAGAAGTAAAACTCTCACCACTGGTTTACCAGAAGTCTCAGTGTCAAAAGGCTACCTCTAAATTAAAGAGCATTTCATTTTGTATTCCTTTCCTAAACAATCAAAATCACTGTTTCAAGCATCATGGTTAAAATACTAACTTAGGGAAATAATTAAATCTATGATAGCTACTGGCTGACCAGTACTTATTATAAAAAGGAAACTTCTGATCAGGAATTTGGTAGCCAAGTGACAGacaattttttctgttgttaGTTCTTGCCCCACATTTTGAGTTCTGCATTCTTACTCTCCTCTGTAAATTCGTTATGTTCCATATATCAAGAGAGGagtgaaatataaaattatataatgtACCTTACTAATCAAGGAAAAGAAGATGTAAATATACTTAATGACACACAACCTGCTGCTGGAAATACTGTGCCCTTTCTCTAGCAGTATGATTGCACGTGtgtgcatttatattttaaaataattgataACCAATTATGAATAGCATGAAGTTCACTACAGCTGTGAAAAAAGTTTGTGAATGCAAACTATTACTTTGTAGTTACCTTGAGCCTGAGCCCTCGATACGGTCGTACCCTCTCCAGCTGCAATGATAGCGCACTATGTTCTCATGGGAAAGTCTTGCCAGTCCTCGTGCTTCACGCTCCACTTTCCTATCAGGAGGgggaaagaattttaaaaaaaggcatttcccTATTACAATGTAACACAAAGTTAAATAAAAGATAGGCTATCAAGTAGCAGGATACAGATAGTTTTAGATTAATTCAGAAACAAAGCATATTATTCTCCTTCATATACGTTCACAGGCCAAAACTAAAGTTACAAATCTGATGGGTTGTCTTCCATCTGCTCAGTTATTCGAAGTGCAAAAACTGGTTTAATCCCATTAGGAATTAAATCCCCACtcaaaaaaagctgaaaaagcaggTAGCTGCAAACCTGCCAGCAAAGCAGCAGTCATGACTTGAAGAATCAGTAGAAGATTCTCAGTATAGTTCTCAGGATAGCAATGCCAATGAAAATAACATGTATTTCCAAACAAGACAAGAATCCAAAAGGAAATGTACATATTACACAATTCAAGGGACAAGTATCTCCAACAATTTAAAACCTTTTCAATAGATAACctaaaagaaattaatgctTTCAATCACTGATAAAGTACTCCACTAGGtaacagaaaattactttttaaaaaaaaattaagatcaTCTTTCTCTGTTGAGATTTATAAAAGATAAGCAACACAGCACGAGAGTAATGACTACATGGGTCAGGTATAAAGCATTTTCCCACTACAAAATTTAttacttggatttttttctattttccataaTTATAGTTATTTTACATTACTGATATGGAAATTTTCCATGTAGCCTGTCAAAAGTAACAGGACTGCTTTCAATGTTTTAATAATCATCAGGTTTTCTCCAAACACATTTTGCAATATTAGCAACCAGAGCACTACTGTGTTCAGGGAAAAGAGAACTTAACATACCTACATTTTTACAGCTCCAGGAAAAATTAACCCATTACATGCAAAAATTAACAAAGATTCAGGACCACTTTCGGCTTCActtggaaataaagaaaacagttCACTAGAAATGAcagataattaataataaaaatcaccTAAATGCTCCTAGTATTgttgaagagagaaaataaagtatTAAAGTCTTGATTAAAGTTGTCCTAGAAGACAGAAGTAAACATTCAGTACATACTCTGTGAATTCAACTCGTTTGATTGCATAGGTTGTCTTATCACACTTTGATGTTGCCTTGAAAACATTCCCAAAACCACCTGCACCAATATGCtgtattttttcaaaaagttgaagaaatctttaaaaacaaataaaaaaggaaaaccacacTTAATTATACTTAATTTTCAattaagaatataaaaataatcttgACAGATTTAATACATCTACTCATATCATTCTACAGTCATCATTTGACCAATCTACAGGTCTAAATCACAGCCTTGGGGATTAAAACAAGAAGGGAAACTGACCCTTCCAGGCCTGTCAGGTAACCACCCTCACACTTTCACATGAATGACATTTGGTTGTGAGCTTTAAATACCATTGCTTGTCAATTTCTATGCTAGATTTgaaatttccaggaaaaaaatctaatatcAATATTCTTTGAAAATTCTTTTCACAGCAGTATTTTCCCTCCTTCTGCCACAAATAAAGAAGCAAATCTAGAGTCATACATACCGTTATTGTcttacaaatattaattttaaaaaaatccttcttaCGTTTTATTGACAGTGTGTGGACTCCCATTCTCTTTTCCAGTATTTGTGTCCACATCTGGCAAGCCTTCACTGGAATCtgacatatttttttcctcttccttgttTCTTACATTAGCAAAATTAGCTGCCAATTTTCTTTAACAaggataaaagcaaaatttataATGAGCCATTTTTCTAACACATGATTAGAAAAGAAATATAGCCCCCAATAGTAGCATTTCTTTACTAGAgatagaaaaaataaagttatttaaGGTATATATTGTTTAGAGGAGATAGCAATCTAAAAGTAAACATACCTTTTGGTCTCCAAGACAGACCTTTGTGCATTTCTCtacatggaaaacagaaaaaaaagcctaaCTGAGGTATCCTGAATATTTTCACTGCAGCCTGTTTAAAACATGTCTGATAATGTATCTAGGAATTGCCTATAAACATGATCATACCCTATGTAAACAATGTCATAAGAATGAATCTTAGCTCAGTGTTTTTCACATATGCTATGCATAATATTATCATTGCAAAAAATGAGCTCAGTTTGACCCTCTTCTTGGGACTACTGGCATTTGTTAAACACTACCTAAATTTGATCCacaacagagaaggaaattacTATGGTTACCCCTACTGAACATTCTtaggaaaaatgcatgtattttctAATGATTAGTGGATAAAAGAACAAACTGATGTTACACTCTGACAAGAAGCATGCCCTATTCAGGGTCTAAAATGTAAATATGAGGAAGACCATTTTCATACTGTACCTGAGAAGGTGAAGGCTTTTCACATATTGCCATGtccttcattttttcttccaacTTTGCAGATGAGTCAGCAAAGCAAATGGTGTTGTTACTGAAAAATAATGGACTATTTTTAGGTGAAAATAAcacaataataaataaaattattatcaCAAGAAAAGAAGTaccaaaaaatcccagtttttaaagcaaaaccTGAAAAGGCATTAACAATCGTAACTGATTTAAACTACAAAACGTCCTGCTTGAAAGCTATTAAAATAACAACACTTTGTAATATTCTCCTTTATTTCTATTATAAAATGAGTCTATGATATCTAGAAGatagaaaaatgtaaaagtgGTAGTGGCACTACTGATAAACTGCTGGTTTTTAAATCACATCTCAAACTTAATGTGTTCAGTTTCTTTTGCTAAGCAAATTTTTCCCTTTGGTGGAAATGAAGATTCATGTAGGATgaaaaaagggaggagaaaaagaaaaatgggagagaagaaagcagaataTGGAGCACAGGAGAGTACTGAAATTGAATTATGCTGAATTCACAAGAGTGTCTCAATAGGAAAATGAGTGTTAAAATGGCATGAAATAGTGCTATTGAATGAGGTAGGGCAATCCATTtatatcacaaaaaaaaaaaaatacttctgaaagAACTAGTAAAATGTGAACAAATCAGAAAGCTCTAAACTTACTATAAGCTATCCCATACAGACTCACATAAAACTGCACAAGTAGAACAAACTTTGCTCTGAAGTTTAAGGAACAGAAGTTAAAATTAGATTGCTTTATACTGcaataaagcaataaaatgatatattttatttagaattaGAGCACATTACCCTCTAAGATTACTAAATATATTATAGCATTAGCAGTGAACCCAACTTACTCTGAGTCAGACTCAGCTGACACTTGAGAGGAATTGCTGTTATTAGCTCTTTCAAGTTcccactgggaaaaaaaaaaaaaagccatgttTAACAAAATCACATAAACAAATCTTTAGAGCCAAAGATGCCATCCAGAGAGGGCAGAGGGAAGATTACAGGGTCCTAAGAGCAAGTTGGTAACTGCACTAAACATTCAAAGCCCtgcagcagaagaaatgcaCTTGCCCAATTTCcactcagagaaaggaaaaacacagggCCCTGCCACAGTGAGTGTACTATACAGACACATTTACAAAAGTAGAGTCTGGATTCTATTCAAAACCAGGATAAGAGCGAGAGTTatgaaaagcaaatatctttgtTGTTTGCATGTGCAACTGCTGTGGGGAAAATGAGATATATGTAGACTCTAGTATATGTAATCAGGAGAACTGAAAATCTTGAGTCAGTACAAATCAACAGTCAATGTCCTCAGCATGAAAACACTGCAAAACTCATAACTAAATTAGGgttgaattaaaaaaaacttaTCCCAAATACTTAATAGAGgttcttccccttcctcccaCTACCTATAAGATCATTAAAGTAACATTAAAAGCAACAACTACAATGGATATAGACCATCATCTCACAAAAagtaaacaattttttttttttaatgtttcctgCTATTCCATCACAGTATTGTGGACACAAAAACATAGGGTTTATGTTTAAATGAGAACAAACCAACCCCTTTTTTAAATACAGGGGTACTGGACCTTTACTACATTTTGCCAGATTACATTTTGTTTGTTACGCAGACATCACtgagaattattaaaaattaaaaccaaaccaaaacaattcaATCTAAATTTAGACTATATGGTATACAAGTTCTGTTTGAGGTAATAAATTTCAGActtcaatgaaaataaaaagatccATGGGTTTACAACCAAGGAAGATATTAAGAGAGGCTCCTAGATCTATAATAGGATGTTAATTAATTACATGGTTGATTTAAAAACAACTCTAAAAGCATTGAAAATTCACAGTAACAGCCAAATAATTGTAAAAGTACTTAAAAGTGAAAAAGGCTTCTTTCCTCCCCTATACTGCCATTCTTCTCTTTAAACTACCCTCCATTTAGTTAGTTCTTATGTTCTGTACATTTCAGAAGAGGGTTTGGATCATTATTAGAATTCTGATAGttttttgcacatgtggaaaTAACAGCTGCCAACATGAAGACAACAGCTCTACTCTCCAGAGGATGGTGTCAGCAATTGTTTCACAGGACTGTGCCTTGGAACACTACAGAAGACAGGTCCTGTTGATTCTGACTCCTGCTTTTGCCTCTCACATTACACAATAGATTTTTGATCCAACAGAAGACAGTAAAAGAAGTATGTTCATAGTCTGCCAGCCCAACAACACTTCTCACAGAGGACGAgttggaattttaaaatttttaaaacgTGTGCATCCTTGAATGACAACATATCAGACCTATTCTGAACACAGAGAGATATCAATTGTTAGCAGTTTAGTTTTTTTAATCCAGAATGCAGAAGCACAACATAAATTCTACTAACAGTAGCCCAACCAACATACTAAAATATGGATTGTTTCCTTCTTCGATGGAATCCATGAAATATGCTTTTAAATACAATAAAGAAATTGGTTCAAAGATTTAAACTTCTGTGATAAGGCTAAATATATAGCACATAATACAGCTTTCCTTATTTACCTTCTCATATGCTTCCTTTGCAGCAGCTTTTTTTGCAGCAGCTATGGAAGGTCCAGTACCCTTTCCATACAACTGACCTCTAATTGTACAGCTAACAGAATACCTGTAAAATACAACAGGGAATCGAGTCTTATATCCCATATAACAAGTCTCAATGTAATGATCTTTAAACACTACAATCAAGCGACATTATAGAATGGAAATCTGAAGTATACATCTTCAGGGCAGCATTTTCAATATACATTTAATCTAGTTAATAATGGTAGGTAACTAATTTGTTGTGCCTTAAAGATAACTCagtggagagcagcactgcagaaggGCACCTGTGGATCCTGGTCACTGGCCAGTTGAAcctgagtcagcagtgccctggcagccaggagggccaaccctgtcctggggggcatcagggacagcatcaccagcagggcaagggaggggattgtgctgctctcctctgcaCTGGGGTGGCCTCATCTCAAGTCCTGTGTGTAGTTTTGGGTGCCATAATATAAAAATGACATTAAGCTATTGGGGATTGTTCAAAGGACAgcaacaaagatggtgaagggcctatgatgagaagcagctgagggcacttggtctgttcagcctggaggagtttgaggggagacctcactgcagttacagcttccttgtgaggggaacaggagggacaggcactgatctctgctctgtggtgacagtgacaggactcaaAGAGAGAGCATGAAGCTGAATTAGGGTAAGTTTAGGCCAGATATCAGGAAAAGATGCTTCACCCAAAGGATGCCTGGGCACCGGAATAgctccccaggaaagtggtcacagcaccagcctggcagagctcaagaagcTTTTGGATAATGCTCTCAGGCAGATGGTATGACTCCTAAAGATTCAGCTAACATGACCAAGGATTATTAATGGTAGCATTAGTAAACACAAAAAGTATTAGAAGGAAGCAGGAAGGTGAATTATAGCTTACGTGGGAGCATGGGGATCTCCAGTACGATTTTCGGTAGTATAACCAACTGTGTCACCCGTCCTTTGTGAAATACTATTTAACAGGCAGACATAATTCTTGTCTGGCGCAGGTGATGAGGTTGTTGAGGTTGTTTGAGCTGTTGTTAAATCTGCAGCTGCCATATTTGATGAACTCTTCTcctataaaacaaacaaaacaggtAACTTGAAAACTtaagtttaaaaatacattaagatAAACAGTGCACAAGAACTAATATAGCTGCAAGGTTTGTCCACATTTCAAAACACTCTTAAGAAATCCCAAGTTTCCATTAAGAGTCCTTTGTGGCAAAGACGGACATCCCAAGCACAATTATTACATTTTGAATAAACGTAAAAGTGGCTTTCCAAGTACTACACTTCTGCCTTTAACAACCTCTCACCATGCCTCATCCCACCCCTTTTAGGAAAATACAGGGAACAAGCTGTGAAGaagggatggcagcaggatgCTGCTGATGCTCCCATTTAGCAAGGGCTGCAAATGCTCCTATGCATGTACAAGAGGGGAAAGCAGGACTTTTCAGCTGCCTCATGATTAGTCAACATCAGTAACGTATCAGCAGACATGCAGCAATTGTGTTAAAGTAATGACAGGACACAACAAAAGCCATATAGAAATAGGGAAGAAAAGATTTCACTCAAAAGGTGCTAAGAAGCATTCAGagttggaaaaaaatagagcaTGGCAAATAAAGAAGggcaaaacacttggcagaaaaCTAAGGAGCAAAATTCAAACCTAGACTTAATCAAGGAAGGAGAGAGTATATAACTAGCTATACTGTAAAGAAtataatgaaaaggaaaaaaagattaattagAACAAGTGAAAGTAAGCAATTTCATTAGCAGAGTGGCAACAGACACGCTGAGTAATGCCCTGCAAATGTTTTGCAGATATTGAATCATAGAACAGTTGTCAAGACATAAAAGGACAATTGCCCACTTTGGATACACCAAGGCAGCTTAACAAAGGCAAATACATTTCCTTATCTCCTATAACAACAGAGGATGAAACATAGTATTAGATACCAACcctattggaaaaaaataagg
This window of the Ammospiza nelsoni isolate bAmmNel1 chromosome 3, bAmmNel1.pri, whole genome shotgun sequence genome carries:
- the EIF2AK2 gene encoding interferon-induced, double-stranded RNA-activated protein kinase; the encoded protein is MDREYMGKVNSYGQKKKYTVVYDLVAKTGPPHDPEFTVVLIVKGEEYGRGTGKSIKAAKEVAAKKAWERIEEEEKSSSNMAAADLTTAQTTSTTSSPAPDKNYVCLLNSISQRTGDTVGYTTENRTGDPHAPTYSVSCTIRGQLYGKGTGPSIAAAKKAAAKEAYEKWELERANNSNSSQVSAESDSDNNTICFADSSAKLEEKMKDMAICEKPSPSQRNAQRSVLETKRKLAANFANVRNKEEEKNMSDSSEGLPDVDTNTGKENGSPHTVNKTFLQLFEKIQHIGAGGFGNVFKATSKCDKTTYAIKRVEFTEKVEREARGLARLSHENIVRYHCSWRGYDRIEGSGSRWNSDPEILCLFIQMEFCEQGTLQDWVIKNSEDRKYHEMAQDKFLQIAKGVQCIHSEELIHRDLKPQNIFISHDNKIKIGDFGLVTSVAFETLTENRGTRSYMAPEQIGTKYGKEVDIYALGLIWFEILSAITAHEKSEVWSSIRAGELPEYFKNQFPAEASIIKKMLSTDPSGRITISHLLDLLNSVDKEKALRNYSY